In a single window of the Diospyros lotus cultivar Yz01 chromosome 10, ASM1463336v1, whole genome shotgun sequence genome:
- the LOC127811028 gene encoding putative zinc finger protein CONSTANS-LIKE 11 has translation MDPSCEFCGLVRGVVYCKSDSARLCLRCDNCVHSANYLSRRHQRSLLCDKCNSQPAIARCVDDKMSLCQTCEWSGSSGCSGLGHSLQPLSSYSGCPSLAEFSRIWSSVLDVPPSSGGLDAGCHPMIALPCVTNCLEPNEGSVGLITSNLNDLQPCAKFEPWMAPSSVIPPSLDYLPSLSKDRDLLFNQESDLSKGYSNSKNLELHYGEGLCGGLNVDDVALNIEGCDEIFDSLQGYSRCSFEEGGTDQVMEKNASVTESNGHVENALEASSSQQQACMGFQSSSIAGSANMMQVMRSNENSIPVNPSCSRNIDLGFVNGQIHSSLSLSLSNITGESSATDYQDCGLSPMFLMGESPWQSNLEVSCPQARDKAKMRYNEKKKTRMFGKQIRYASRKARADTRKRVKGRFVKAGEACDQDPLM, from the exons ATGGACCCTTCATGTGAGTTTTGTGGGTTGGTGAGAGGCGTTGTGTATTGCAAATCAGATTCAGCCAGGCTGTGCCTGCGCTGTGATAATTGTGTGCATTCTGCTAATTACCTGTCCAGGAGGCATCAAAGATCACTGCTGTGTGATAAGTGCAACTCACAGCCTGCAATTGCCCGCTGTGTGGATGACAAAATGTCTCTGTGTCAAACTTGTGAATGGAGTGGCAGCAGCGGCTGCTCGGGCCTCGGCCATTCGCTCCAGCCTCTGAGTAGTTACTCGGGCTGCCCTTCTCTGGCCGAGTTCTCGAGGATTTGGTCCTCTGTTCTTGATGTGCCACCTTCTTCTGGTGGCCTGGATGCCGGTTGTCATCCGATGATTGCGCTCCCTTGCGTTACTAATTGTTTGGAGCCTAATGAGGGGTCGGTTGGGTTGATTACGAGCAATTTGAATGACTTGCAACCCTGTGCCAAATTTGAGCCTTGGATGGCTCCCTCTTCTGTGATCCCACCCAGCCTGGATTACTTGCCTTCGCTCAGTAAAGATAGGGATCTTCTGTTTAACCAAGAATCAGATCTCTCAAAG GGTTATTCTAATTCCAAGAACCTCGAACTTCACTATGGTGAAGGCCTCTGCGGAGGTCTCAATGTGGATGACGTTGCGTTGAACATTGAGGGTTGTGACGAGATATTTGATTCCTTGCAAGGCTATTCTAGATGCAGTTTTGAGGAGGGGGGAACAGATCAAGTAATGGAGAAAAATGCATCAGTTACTGAATCTAACGGTCACGTCGAAAATGCTTTGGAG GCGTCATCATCACAGCAACAAGCATGTATGGGTTTCCAGTCCTCAAGCATTGCCGGGTCAGCTAATATGATGCAGGTTATGAGGAGCAATGAGAATAGCATCCCTGTGAACCCAAGCTGCAGTAGAAATATAGACTTGGGTTTCGTAAATGGACAAATCCACTCAAGCTTATCACTTTCACTGTCCAATATAACTGGTGAAAGTAGCGCTACTGATTATCAGGATTGCGGCTTATCGCCAATGTTCCTGATGGGTGAATCACCATGGCAGTCAAATTTGGAGGTCAGTTGCCCTCAAGCAAGGGACAAAGCTAAGATGAGAtacaatgaaaagaagaaaacaagaat GTTTGGCAAGCAGATAAGATATGCTTCACGTAAGGCCCGAGCTGATACCAGAAAGCGTGTGAAAGGAAGATTTGTGAAGGCTGGTGAAGCGTGTGATCAGGACCCTCTTATGTAA